A window of Streptomyces sp. SAI-127 contains these coding sequences:
- a CDS encoding CCA tRNA nucleotidyltransferase, with the protein MPNANKDNLSAPSQVQDRAVNELLEVAPVADELARRFQEAGFSLALVGGSVRDALLGRLGNDLDFTTDARPQDVLKIVRPWADAVWEVGIAFGTVGAQKDGYQIEVTTYRSEAYDRTSRKPEVSYGDSIEEDLVRRDFTVNAMAVALPEKKFIDPHGGLDDLGARVLRTPGTPEASFSDDPLRMMRAARFAAQLDFEVAPEVVTAMTEMSGRLEIVSAERVRDELNKLVLSAHPRKGLTLLVDTGLAEHVLPELPALRLESDEHHRHKDVYEHTLIVLEQAIALEKEGPDLTLRLAALLHDIGKPRTRRFEKDGRVSFHHHEVVGAKMTKKRMTALKYSNELVKDVSRLVELHLRFHGYGTGEWTDSAVRRYVRDSGPLLDRLHKLTRSDCTTRNKRKAAALSRAYDGLEERISQLQEQEELDSIRPDLDGNQIMEILGVGPGPAVGRAYKHMLELRLENGPMGHGEAVAALKEWWAAQD; encoded by the coding sequence GTGCCGAACGCCAACAAAGACAACCTCAGTGCCCCGAGCCAGGTGCAGGACCGCGCGGTGAACGAACTGCTCGAGGTCGCACCTGTCGCCGACGAGCTCGCCCGCCGCTTCCAGGAGGCCGGGTTCTCTCTCGCCCTGGTCGGCGGTTCGGTCCGGGACGCACTGCTCGGCCGACTCGGCAACGACCTGGACTTCACGACCGACGCCCGCCCTCAGGACGTTCTGAAGATTGTTCGGCCTTGGGCGGACGCCGTGTGGGAGGTCGGGATCGCCTTCGGCACCGTGGGGGCGCAGAAGGATGGCTACCAGATCGAGGTGACCACCTACCGGTCCGAGGCGTACGACCGGACCTCGCGCAAGCCCGAGGTGTCGTACGGCGACTCCATCGAGGAGGATCTCGTCCGGCGTGACTTCACCGTGAACGCGATGGCCGTCGCTCTCCCGGAGAAGAAGTTCATCGACCCCCACGGTGGCCTCGATGACCTCGGGGCGCGTGTGCTGCGGACGCCCGGTACCCCGGAGGCGTCCTTCTCGGACGACCCGCTGCGGATGATGCGGGCCGCGCGCTTCGCGGCTCAGCTCGACTTCGAGGTGGCGCCCGAGGTGGTCACCGCGATGACGGAGATGTCCGGGCGTCTGGAGATCGTCTCCGCCGAACGGGTCAGGGACGAGCTGAACAAGCTCGTCCTGTCCGCCCATCCGCGCAAGGGTCTGACGCTGCTGGTCGACACGGGGCTCGCCGAGCACGTGCTGCCCGAGCTTCCGGCGCTGCGCCTGGAGAGCGACGAGCATCACCGGCACAAGGATGTCTACGAGCACACGCTGATCGTCCTGGAGCAGGCCATCGCGCTGGAGAAGGAAGGGCCCGACCTGACCCTGCGCCTGGCCGCACTCCTCCACGACATCGGCAAGCCCCGCACCCGCCGCTTCGAGAAGGACGGCCGGGTCTCGTTCCACCACCATGAAGTGGTCGGGGCGAAGATGACCAAGAAGCGGATGACGGCGCTCAAGTACTCCAACGAGCTGGTGAAGGACGTCTCGAGGCTCGTCGAACTCCATCTGCGTTTCCACGGGTACGGCACCGGGGAGTGGACGGACTCGGCGGTTCGCCGCTATGTGAGGGACTCGGGTCCACTGCTCGACCGGCTCCACAAGCTGACCCGATCTGACTGCACCACACGGAACAAGCGCAAAGCCGCTGCGCTGTCCCGTGCGTACGACGGTCTGGAGGAACGGATCTCTCAGCTTCAGGAGCAGGAGGAGCTGGACTCGATCAGGCCCGACCTCGACGGCAACCAGATCATGGAGATCCTCGGGGTGGGGCCAGGCCCTGCCGTGGGCCGCGCGTACAAGCACATGCTGGAGCTTCGTCTGGAGAACGGCCCGATGGGGCATGGCGAAGCGGTGGCCGCGCTCAAGGAGTGGTGGGCCGCGCAGGACTGA
- a CDS encoding MFS transporter — translation MSVVRDLRVLLRFRDFRRLLSVRLLSQGADGVYQIALAAYVVFSPEKQTSATAIASAMAVLLLPYSLVGPFAGVLLDRWRRREVFLYGNLLRALLASATAVLMLSHVPDWLFYVSALCVTAVNRFVLSGLSAALPRVVDEERLVIANSLSPTAGTLAATAGGGLAFVVRLLVADSDAVVVLLGAGLYLCGALAALRMPPELLGPDRELIQPHLGTALAGTARDLIAGIRHLAAPSRRSAARALGAMSLMRFCYGALLVMVLMLCRYALTSDPDDGLALLGLALGISGAGFFVAAVITPWSAGKLGPERWIAVCAAAAAVLEPALGLPFTTAPILVAAFVLGLITQGAKIATDTIVQSSVDDGFRGRVFSVYDVLFNIAFVGAAAIAALILPPDGRSVTLVVMVAVLYAAVAVAMTKERRMATER, via the coding sequence ATGTCCGTCGTGCGTGATCTACGGGTCCTGCTGCGCTTCCGGGACTTCCGGCGTCTGCTCTCCGTGCGCCTGCTCTCCCAGGGCGCGGACGGTGTCTACCAGATCGCACTCGCCGCCTACGTCGTCTTCTCCCCGGAGAAGCAGACCTCGGCTACGGCGATCGCCTCCGCGATGGCGGTCCTGCTGCTCCCTTACTCCTTGGTGGGCCCTTTCGCCGGCGTCCTCCTGGACCGCTGGCGCCGCCGGGAGGTCTTCCTCTACGGCAACCTCCTGCGCGCTCTGCTGGCTTCGGCGACGGCCGTCCTGATGCTCAGCCACGTCCCGGACTGGCTCTTCTACGTCTCCGCCCTGTGCGTCACGGCCGTCAATCGCTTCGTCCTGTCCGGCCTGTCCGCCGCGCTGCCCCGTGTCGTGGACGAGGAACGGCTGGTGATCGCCAACTCCCTCTCCCCGACGGCCGGAACTCTCGCCGCGACCGCGGGCGGCGGCCTCGCTTTCGTCGTACGACTCCTGGTCGCCGACTCCGACGCGGTCGTGGTCCTGCTGGGAGCAGGGCTGTACCTGTGCGGTGCGCTCGCCGCCCTGCGCATGCCACCGGAACTGCTGGGTCCCGACCGTGAGTTGATCCAGCCCCACCTCGGTACGGCTCTCGCCGGGACAGCCCGCGACCTGATTGCCGGTATTCGGCACCTGGCCGCACCCTCACGTCGGTCGGCCGCCCGGGCGCTCGGCGCGATGTCACTCATGCGGTTCTGCTACGGCGCTCTGCTCGTCATGGTCCTGATGCTCTGCCGGTACGCCCTGACGTCCGATCCGGACGACGGTCTCGCCCTGCTGGGGCTGGCGCTGGGAATCTCCGGTGCCGGCTTCTTCGTCGCCGCAGTCATCACCCCTTGGTCTGCGGGAAAACTCGGACCGGAGCGCTGGATCGCCGTGTGTGCGGCAGCCGCCGCAGTGCTGGAGCCCGCACTCGGACTCCCCTTCACCACCGCCCCGATACTCGTCGCAGCATTCGTCCTGGGCCTGATCACCCAGGGAGCGAAGATCGCCACAGACACGATCGTGCAGTCCTCCGTCGACGACGGATTCCGGGGCCGGGTCTTCTCCGTCTACGACGTCCTGTTCAACATCGCCTTCGTGGGCGCCGCAGCCATAGCCGCCCTGATCCTTCCGCCGGATGGCCGCTCGGTGACCCTGGTGGTCATGGTCGCCGTCCTCTACGCGGCGGTCGCCGTGGCGATGACGAAGGAACGACGGATGGCGACGGAACGATGA
- a CDS encoding inositol-3-phosphate synthase has translation MGSVRVAVVGVGNCAASLVQGVEYYKDADPAAKVPGLMHVQFGEYHVRDVEFVAAFDVDAKKVGLDLADAIGASENNTIKICDVPSTGVTVQRGHTLDGLGKYYRETIEESAEAPVDVVQVLKDKQVDVLVCYLPVGSEDAAKFYAQCAIDAKVAFVNALPVFIAGTKEWADKFTEAGVPIVGDDIKSQVGATITHRVMAKLFEDRGVVLDRTMQLNVGGNMDFKNMLERERLESKKISKTQAVTSQIPDRDMGAKNVHIGPSDYVAWLDDRKWAYVRLEGRAFGDVPLNLEYKLEVWDSPNSAGVIIDAVRAAKIAKDRGIGGPILSASSYFMKSPPVQYFDDEARENVEKFIKGEVER, from the coding sequence ATGGGTTCGGTTCGCGTAGCCGTCGTCGGCGTGGGCAACTGCGCTGCGTCGCTGGTTCAGGGAGTCGAGTACTACAAGGACGCCGATCCGGCGGCCAAGGTCCCCGGGCTGATGCACGTCCAGTTCGGCGAGTACCACGTGCGTGACGTCGAGTTCGTCGCCGCGTTCGACGTGGACGCCAAGAAGGTCGGCCTCGATCTCGCAGACGCCATCGGCGCGTCCGAGAACAACACCATCAAGATCTGCGACGTGCCCAGCACCGGTGTCACCGTCCAGCGCGGCCACACCCTCGACGGCCTCGGCAAGTACTACCGCGAGACGATCGAGGAGTCCGCAGAGGCCCCGGTCGACGTCGTCCAGGTCCTCAAGGACAAGCAGGTCGACGTCCTCGTCTGCTACCTGCCCGTCGGCTCCGAGGACGCGGCGAAGTTCTACGCCCAGTGCGCCATCGACGCCAAGGTCGCCTTCGTCAACGCCCTCCCGGTCTTCATCGCCGGCACCAAGGAGTGGGCGGACAAGTTCACCGAGGCGGGCGTCCCGATCGTCGGCGACGACATCAAGTCGCAGGTCGGCGCCACCATCACGCACCGCGTCATGGCGAAGCTGTTCGAGGACCGCGGCGTCGTCCTGGACCGCACGATGCAGCTCAACGTCGGCGGCAACATGGACTTCAAGAACATGCTCGAGCGTGAGCGCCTGGAGTCCAAGAAGATCTCCAAGACGCAGGCCGTCACCTCCCAGATCCCCGACCGGGACATGGGCGCGAAGAACGTCCACATCGGCCCGTCCGACTACGTCGCGTGGCTCGACGACCGCAAGTGGGCCTACGTCCGCCTTGAGGGCCGTGCCTTCGGCGACGTCCCGCTGAACCTCGAGTACAAGCTCGAGGTCTGGGACTCCCCGAACTCCGCGGGTGTCATCATCGATGCCGTTCGCGCCGCGAAGATCGCCAAGGACCGCGGTATCGGCGGCCCGATCCTGTCGGCCTCCAGCTACTTCATGAAGTCCCCGCCGGTCCAGTACTTCGACGACGAGGCCCGCGAGAACGTCGAGAAGTTCATCAAGGGTGAAGTCGAGCGCTAA
- a CDS encoding PadR family transcriptional regulator: MSRRSGILEFAVLGLLRESPMHGYELRKRLNTSLGVFRAFSYGTLYPCLKTLVANGWLIEEPGHTTEDALAAPLAGRRAKIVYRLTAEGKEHFEELLSQTGPDAYEDEHFAARFAFFGQTSRDVRMRVLEGRRSRLEERLEKMSASLARTRERLDDYTLELQRHGMESVEREVRWLNELIESERAGRDLKGPGHGEPTRDTTEGAPGVLPRPGDTPGPDTPGDTAT, encoded by the coding sequence ATGAGCCGGCGTTCCGGGATCCTCGAATTCGCCGTACTCGGCCTGCTCCGTGAGTCCCCGATGCACGGCTATGAGCTGCGCAAACGCCTCAACACCTCACTGGGCGTGTTCCGTGCGTTCAGCTACGGCACGCTCTACCCCTGCCTCAAGACGCTGGTCGCCAACGGCTGGTTGATAGAGGAACCGGGGCACACCACCGAGGACGCCCTCGCCGCACCACTCGCAGGGCGTCGCGCCAAGATCGTCTACCGGTTGACGGCGGAAGGTAAGGAGCATTTCGAGGAGCTGCTCTCGCAGACGGGTCCCGACGCATACGAGGACGAGCACTTCGCGGCTCGTTTCGCCTTCTTCGGGCAGACCTCGCGCGACGTCCGCATGCGAGTCCTCGAAGGCCGCCGCAGCCGGCTCGAGGAGCGCCTGGAGAAGATGAGTGCCTCGCTGGCACGCACCCGGGAGCGCCTCGACGACTACACGCTTGAGCTCCAGCGCCACGGGATGGAGTCCGTGGAGCGCGAAGTGCGCTGGTTGAACGAGCTCATCGAAAGCGAGCGGGCCGGCCGGGACCTGAAGGGCCCCGGCCATGGAGAACCCACTCGCGACACCACAGAGGGAGCGCCGGGCGTCCTGCCCCGGCCCGGGGACACCCCCGGTCCGGATACGCCCGGCGACACCGCCACGTGA
- a CDS encoding transglycosylase domain-containing protein, whose product MSEHRRKPPQPQGGGRAAARRGQSGPSSGRRAAPRGATGSLADSYGTNSQESDSYGPGGEERPYGGRAEARRAAQRSTGGGRRRVPEPGRGGRRGTPTGRGRASDPGRKRFIDYPRAGKYGAARWVPSWKLVTGLFIGFIGGLVAIAGVGYALVSVPNVAETATSQNNVYYWSDKTEMVSTGGETNRQIVNLAQIPKAMQYAVVSQENKTFYTDSGIDPKGIARAVFNMARGGNTQGGSTITQQYVKNARLDDQSQTVTRKFKEIFISIKVGATVNKDEIMAGYLNSAYYGRNAYGIQAAARAYFNKDAKNLDPGECAFLAAMLKGATYYDPAGSISIDQAATPDANAKRALRQMQDTLDKMVEYGHLSATERAKYTALPEWQNPRSNTQLKGQTGYLVDLAKAYLINNKIVSADKLQQGGYSIYTTFDKKKVKELEAAVTKVRKENIDPKKRPTKDTYVQFGGASVEPSTGAIRACYGGEDATTHFTNNCDSTGAQVGSTFKTFVLAAAMKWGVRNPDLGESQAQDERTVVNAKSLFSGKNDLKIKNYDGSIWKNEEGKEWLQENDGKQSYGSPPKYQIDLREAMRESVNSAFVQLGMDVGLDKVKESAMDAGLKKNSLAGTNFPSFSIGISDPSAIRMAGAYATFAASGKQNEPYSVEKVTSKDGDVFTHEAKPKQAFEKKVADNVTDVLKTVVEDGTGTNAQLTGRDVAGKTGTTDGNKSAWFVGYTPQLSTSITMFRLDDDETKKNRTFLEMYGTGGQEKIHGASFPSEIWHDYMEQALKGEKSIDFPTPEPIGEILNDEPSPTPTPTPSETESATPTPTPTPSQSLITPTPTASESCRFEWQCSDSGGTDNGGTDGGVTSTPTATSTDTNGGNTNGNGNGGLFGGSSG is encoded by the coding sequence ATGAGCGAGCACCGTCGCAAACCGCCGCAGCCGCAGGGAGGCGGACGTGCCGCGGCCCGACGCGGCCAGTCCGGACCGTCCTCCGGCCGCCGCGCGGCTCCGCGAGGCGCCACCGGGTCTCTTGCCGACTCCTATGGGACGAACTCCCAAGAGTCGGATTCTTACGGTCCGGGAGGCGAAGAGCGTCCGTACGGCGGCCGTGCCGAGGCCCGACGTGCGGCCCAGAGAAGCACTGGCGGCGGTCGCCGCAGAGTGCCGGAGCCGGGACGCGGAGGTCGGCGCGGGACGCCGACCGGCCGGGGCCGTGCGTCCGATCCCGGCAGGAAGCGGTTCATCGACTACCCGCGCGCGGGTAAGTACGGCGCGGCGCGCTGGGTGCCGTCCTGGAAGCTGGTGACCGGTCTGTTCATCGGCTTCATCGGAGGCCTGGTCGCGATCGCCGGCGTCGGTTACGCGCTCGTGAGCGTTCCTAACGTCGCCGAGACCGCGACGTCGCAGAACAACGTCTACTACTGGTCCGACAAGACCGAGATGGTCTCCACCGGCGGTGAGACGAACCGCCAGATCGTCAACCTCGCGCAGATTCCGAAGGCGATGCAATACGCCGTCGTCTCGCAGGAGAACAAGACCTTCTACACCGACAGCGGCATCGACCCCAAGGGCATCGCCCGTGCCGTGTTCAACATGGCCCGGGGCGGCAACACGCAGGGTGGCTCCACCATCACCCAGCAGTACGTCAAGAACGCGCGCCTGGACGACCAGTCCCAGACCGTCACCCGTAAGTTCAAGGAGATCTTCATCTCCATCAAGGTGGGTGCCACGGTCAACAAGGACGAGATCATGGCCGGCTACCTGAACTCCGCGTACTACGGTCGCAACGCCTACGGCATCCAGGCGGCCGCGCGCGCGTACTTCAACAAGGACGCCAAGAACCTCGACCCGGGCGAGTGCGCCTTCCTGGCCGCCATGCTGAAGGGCGCCACGTACTACGACCCCGCGGGCTCGATCTCCATCGACCAGGCCGCCACGCCGGACGCCAACGCCAAGCGTGCTCTGCGGCAAATGCAGGACACCCTCGACAAGATGGTCGAGTACGGCCACCTCAGCGCGACGGAGCGCGCCAAGTACACCGCGCTTCCCGAGTGGCAGAACCCCCGGTCCAACACCCAGCTCAAGGGCCAGACCGGCTACCTGGTCGACCTCGCCAAGGCCTACCTGATCAACAACAAGATCGTCAGTGCCGACAAGCTCCAGCAGGGCGGCTACTCGATCTACACGACCTTCGACAAGAAGAAGGTCAAGGAACTCGAGGCAGCGGTCACCAAGGTCCGCAAGGAGAACATCGATCCGAAGAAGCGCCCGACGAAGGACACCTACGTCCAGTTCGGCGGGGCGTCCGTGGAGCCGTCCACCGGGGCGATCCGGGCCTGCTACGGAGGCGAGGACGCGACCACCCACTTCACCAACAACTGCGACTCGACCGGTGCCCAGGTCGGTTCGACGTTCAAGACGTTCGTGCTCGCCGCGGCGATGAAGTGGGGCGTACGCAATCCGGATCTCGGCGAGAGCCAAGCGCAGGACGAGCGTACGGTCGTCAACGCGAAGAGCCTGTTCAGCGGCAAGAACGACCTCAAGATCAAGAACTACGACGGTTCGATCTGGAAGAACGAGGAGGGCAAGGAGTGGCTCCAGGAGAACGACGGCAAGCAGTCCTACGGTTCTCCGCCCAAGTACCAGATCGACCTTCGTGAGGCCATGCGTGAGTCGGTGAACTCCGCCTTCGTGCAGCTCGGCATGGACGTCGGCCTGGACAAGGTGAAGGAGTCGGCCATGGACGCGGGTCTCAAGAAGAACAGCCTGGCCGGCACCAACTTCCCGTCGTTCTCCATCGGTATCTCCGACCCCAGCGCGATCCGGATGGCGGGCGCATACGCCACCTTCGCGGCCAGCGGCAAGCAGAACGAGCCGTACTCCGTCGAGAAGGTCACGAGCAAGGACGGCGACGTCTTCACGCACGAGGCGAAGCCCAAGCAGGCCTTCGAGAAGAAGGTCGCCGACAACGTCACCGACGTCCTCAAGACGGTGGTCGAGGACGGTACGGGTACCAACGCCCAGCTGACCGGCCGTGACGTGGCGGGCAAGACCGGTACCACCGACGGCAACAAGTCGGCCTGGTTCGTCGGGTACACCCCGCAGCTGTCCACGTCGATCACGATGTTCCGGCTGGACGACGACGAGACCAAGAAGAACCGCACCTTCCTGGAGATGTACGGAACGGGTGGCCAGGAGAAGATCCACGGTGCGTCGTTCCCGTCCGAGATCTGGCACGACTACATGGAGCAGGCACTCAAGGGCGAGAAGTCCATCGACTTCCCGACGCCGGAGCCCATTGGCGAGATCCTCAACGACGAGCCCAGCCCGACGCCCACTCCGACGCCCAGTGAGACCGAGTCGGCCACCCCGACTCCGACTCCGACGCCCAGCCAGTCGCTCATCACACCGACGCCCACTGCGTCCGAGTCCTGCCGGTTCGAGTGGCAGTGCTCCGACTCGGGCGGTACGGACAACGGTGGCACCGACGGAGGGGTGACTTCGACGCCTACAGCCACGTCGACGGATACGAACGGCGGCAACACCAACGGCAATGGCAATGGGGGCCTCTTCGGCGGCTCAAGCGGTTAG
- a CDS encoding glycosyltransferase 87 family protein — MPSAESTPTSVHESDPVHPTKDDEVSRSGSEFIGGPLGRRALLGTSWWTPVRIIALVAIGVFALGLVQKAPCYNGGWFFGASSQYTHACYSDIPHLYQGRGFADGLVPYFDKLPGDMQYLEYPVLTGVFMEVAAWLTPGSGSIQHQEQWYWMVNAGMLMVCAAIIVVCVSRTHARRPWDGLLVALAPAFALTATINWDLLAVALTASAMLMWARGRSLAFGVLLGLATAAKLYPIFLLGPLFVLCWRAGKWRDFGKALGGAAVSWLVVNLPVMFFAFDGWSKFYTFSQERGVDFGSFWLILAQNSSDPLSTDTVNTLATLLMLLSCAGIAALTLTAPRRPRFAQLAFLIVAAFILTNKVYSPQYVLWLVPLAVLARPKWRDFLIWQACEVAYFLGIWLYLAYTTSGNAHKGLPTDGYHWAIGLHLLGTAYLCAMVLRDILMPERDVVRRAGDDDPSGGVLDGAEDVFVFGPAAHPPRHAAHFDGPQVEWGNDRRAADRSL; from the coding sequence ATGCCCAGTGCTGAATCGACGCCAACGAGCGTGCACGAGTCGGACCCAGTGCATCCGACCAAGGACGACGAGGTCTCCAGGAGCGGCAGCGAGTTCATCGGCGGCCCTCTAGGGCGACGTGCCCTGCTGGGGACGTCCTGGTGGACCCCCGTCCGGATCATCGCGCTCGTGGCCATCGGCGTGTTCGCGCTGGGCCTGGTCCAGAAGGCGCCCTGCTACAACGGTGGCTGGTTCTTCGGTGCCAGCTCCCAGTACACCCACGCGTGCTACTCGGACATCCCGCACCTCTATCAGGGACGCGGCTTCGCCGACGGACTCGTCCCGTACTTCGACAAGCTCCCCGGTGACATGCAGTACCTCGAATACCCGGTGCTGACGGGTGTGTTCATGGAGGTCGCCGCCTGGCTGACGCCCGGCAGCGGCAGCATCCAGCACCAGGAGCAGTGGTACTGGATGGTCAACGCCGGGATGCTGATGGTGTGCGCGGCCATCATCGTCGTCTGCGTGAGCCGTACGCACGCCCGCCGGCCCTGGGACGGTCTGCTGGTCGCTCTGGCGCCTGCCTTCGCGTTGACGGCCACCATCAACTGGGACCTGCTGGCGGTCGCTCTGACGGCCTCTGCGATGCTGATGTGGGCGCGGGGACGCTCGCTCGCTTTCGGCGTCCTCCTGGGGCTCGCCACGGCCGCCAAGCTCTACCCGATCTTCCTGCTCGGGCCGCTGTTCGTGCTGTGCTGGCGGGCGGGCAAGTGGCGGGATTTCGGCAAGGCCCTGGGCGGTGCGGCGGTCTCCTGGCTCGTGGTGAACCTGCCGGTGATGTTCTTCGCCTTCGACGGCTGGTCGAAGTTCTACACGTTCAGCCAGGAGCGGGGCGTGGACTTCGGCTCCTTCTGGCTGATCCTGGCCCAGAACTCGTCCGACCCGTTGAGCACCGACACCGTCAACACGCTTGCCACGCTGCTGATGCTGCTGTCCTGCGCCGGTATCGCGGCGCTCACCCTGACCGCTCCGCGCCGGCCGCGTTTCGCCCAGCTCGCGTTCCTGATCGTCGCCGCGTTCATCCTCACCAACAAGGTCTACTCGCCGCAGTACGTCCTGTGGTTGGTGCCGCTGGCCGTGCTGGCGCGGCCGAAGTGGCGGGACTTCCTCATCTGGCAGGCGTGCGAGGTGGCGTACTTCCTGGGGATCTGGCTGTACCTCGCGTACACGACCAGCGGCAACGCCCACAAGGGCCTGCCGACCGACGGCTATCACTGGGCCATCGGACTGCATCTCCTGGGCACGGCCTACCTGTGCGCGATGGTCCTGCGCGACATACTCATGCCGGAACGGGACGTGGTACGGCGGGCCGGCGACGACGACCCCTCGGGCGGTGTGCTCGACGGAGCGGAGGACGTCTTCGTGTTCGGCCCTGCCGCCCATCCACCACGGCATGCGGCCCACTTCGACGGACCGCAGGTGGAGTGGGGCAACGACCGCAGGGCCGCCGACCGTTCGCTCTGA
- a CDS encoding alanine racemase, whose protein sequence is MALTLYVDTARWRAHHKHVQERFPGLVPVCKGNGYGFGHERLAEEATRLGSDVLAVGTTYEAARIKDWFGGDLLVLTPYRRGEEPVPLPDRVIRSVSSIDGVYGLVGARVVIEVMSSMKRHGISEQDLPQLHSAIENVRLEGFAIHLPLDRTDGSDAVEEVIGWMDRLRAARLPLHTMFVSHLKAEDLARLQQQFPQTRFRARIGTRLWLGDHDSTEYRGAVLDVTRVSKGDRFGYRQQKAASDGFLVVVAGGTSHGVGLEAPKALHGVMPRAKGVARAGLATVNRNLSPFVWGGKQRWFAEPPHMQVSILFVPSDAPEPKVGEELVAHLRHTTTQFDRIVDR, encoded by the coding sequence ATGGCGCTCACGCTCTACGTCGACACCGCGCGCTGGCGGGCGCACCACAAGCACGTGCAGGAGCGGTTCCCGGGGCTCGTCCCGGTCTGCAAGGGCAACGGCTATGGCTTCGGGCACGAGCGGCTGGCGGAGGAGGCCACCCGGCTGGGCTCGGACGTCCTCGCCGTCGGCACGACCTACGAGGCCGCGCGGATCAAGGACTGGTTCGGCGGTGACCTGCTGGTGCTGACGCCGTATCGACGAGGCGAGGAGCCCGTACCGCTGCCCGACCGGGTGATCCGCTCGGTGTCGTCGATCGACGGGGTCTACGGCCTCGTGGGCGCCCGCGTGGTCATCGAGGTGATGTCCTCGATGAAACGGCACGGCATCAGCGAGCAGGATCTGCCGCAGCTGCACTCCGCCATAGAGAATGTCCGCCTCGAGGGCTTCGCGATCCACCTGCCGCTGGACCGCACCGACGGTTCGGACGCCGTCGAGGAGGTCATCGGCTGGATGGACCGGCTGCGCGCGGCCCGGCTGCCGCTGCACACCATGTTCGTCAGCCATCTCAAGGCCGAAGACCTCGCCCGGCTGCAGCAGCAGTTCCCGCAGACCCGCTTCCGCGCCCGCATCGGGACCCGGTTGTGGCTCGGGGACCACGACTCCACCGAGTACCGCGGCGCCGTGCTGGACGTCACCCGCGTCTCCAAGGGGGACCGTTTCGGCTACCGGCAGCAGAAGGCGGCCTCCGACGGCTTCCTGGTCGTCGTGGCCGGCGGTACGTCGCACGGCGTGGGCCTGGAGGCTCCGAAGGCCCTGCACGGCGTCATGCCGCGCGCCAAGGGGGTCGCCCGCGCCGGCCTGGCCACGGTCAACCGGAACCTTTCTCCGTTCGTCTGGGGCGGCAAGCAGCGCTGGTTCGCCGAACCGCCGCACATGCAGGTGTCCATCCTGTTCGTGCCCTCGGACGCCCCGGAGCCGAAGGTCGGCGAGGAGTTGGTGGCCCATCTGCGGCACACCACCACGCAGTTCGACCGGATCGTCGACCGCTGA
- the femX gene encoding peptidoglycan bridge formation glycyltransferase FemX has protein sequence MSLTLRTISREQHLAYIQSLPSASHMQVPAWADVKAEWRSESLGWFHKTGELVGAGLVLYRQLPKIKRYLAYLPEGPVINWFAPNLTEWLEPMLAHLKHQGAFSVKMGPPVIIRRWEATSIKAGIQNPDVKRLRDIEADFIEPRAFEVADKLRRMGWQQGEDGGAGFGDVQPRYVYQVPLANRSLEEVHKNFNQLWRRNIKKAEKAGVEVVQGGYQDLEEWQRLYEITAVRDHFRPRPLSYFQRMWTALNTEDPNRMRLYFARHEGVNLSAATMLIVGGHVWYSYGASDNIGREVRPSNAMQWRMLRDAYALGATVYDLRGISDSLDETDHLFGLIQFKVGTGGQAAEYLGEWDFPLNKLLHKALDIYMSRR, from the coding sequence ATGAGCCTGACCCTGAGGACGATCAGTCGCGAGCAGCATCTGGCATACATCCAGAGCCTGCCGTCGGCGAGCCACATGCAGGTTCCTGCCTGGGCAGACGTCAAAGCGGAATGGCGCTCCGAGAGCCTCGGCTGGTTCCACAAGACCGGCGAACTGGTCGGCGCGGGTCTCGTCCTCTACCGGCAGCTGCCCAAGATCAAGCGCTACCTCGCGTATCTGCCCGAGGGCCCGGTCATCAACTGGTTCGCGCCGAATCTGACCGAGTGGCTGGAACCGATGCTCGCGCACCTCAAGCACCAGGGCGCCTTCTCGGTGAAGATGGGTCCGCCGGTGATCATCCGGCGCTGGGAGGCCACCTCGATCAAGGCGGGCATCCAGAACCCGGACGTGAAGCGCCTTCGCGACATCGAAGCCGACTTCATCGAACCGCGCGCCTTCGAGGTCGCCGACAAGCTGCGTCGCATGGGCTGGCAGCAGGGCGAGGACGGGGGAGCCGGCTTCGGTGACGTGCAGCCCCGCTACGTCTACCAGGTGCCACTCGCCAACCGCTCCCTGGAAGAAGTGCACAAGAACTTCAACCAGCTGTGGCGCCGCAACATCAAGAAGGCTGAGAAGGCCGGCGTCGAGGTCGTCCAGGGCGGTTACCAGGACCTCGAGGAATGGCAGCGGCTCTACGAGATCACCGCGGTGCGCGACCACTTCCGGCCCCGCCCGCTGTCGTACTTCCAGCGTATGTGGACGGCCCTCAACACCGAGGACCCCAACCGGATGCGGCTGTACTTCGCCCGGCACGAGGGCGTGAACCTCTCGGCGGCGACCATGCTGATCGTCGGCGGGCACGTCTGGTACTCCTACGGCGCCTCCGACAACATCGGCCGTGAGGTCCGGCCCTCGAACGCGATGCAGTGGCGGATGCTGCGTGACGCCTACGCGCTCGGGGCGACCGTCTACGACCTGCGGGGCATCTCCGACTCGCTGGACGAGACCGATCACCTCTTCGGCCTGATCCAGTTCAAGGTGGGCACGGGCGGCCAGGCCGCCGAGTACCTCGGCGAGTGGGACTTCCCGCTCAACAAGCTGCTCCACAAGGCGCTCGACATCTACATGTCGCGCCGCTGA